A section of the Petrimonas sulfuriphila genome encodes:
- the hydF gene encoding [FeFe] hydrogenase H-cluster maturation GTPase HydF, which produces MTNSRPHIGIFGRRNTGKSSLINLLTGQETAIISDIPGTTTDPVKKSVEILGIGPVVLVDTAGIDDAGELGRKRIDKSLDAIKKVDCAVLLIAGNQFGQYELELIRHFGKFGIPYLILHNKSDLSKIAALTKTAIKHHSDASVLDFSAKDPGDSEKIIDALKKIIPGESQQHRTLIGDLVKPKDTVLFITPIDSEAPEGRLILPQNQAIRDALDNHCIAVVVKETELDDFLKLGIPPALVVTDSQAFGYVATRIPENVPLTSFSILFARQKGDFNDYLQGTPHLSKLKDGDNILMLESCTHQTNCDDIGRVKIPQLLRNFTGKNLSFTVVGGLSEIAPIDYSLVIQCGGCMVTRKQLINRIKPFTEKDIPVTNYGMVLAYVNGIFERATRMFL; this is translated from the coding sequence ATGACCAATTCCAGACCACATATCGGCATTTTTGGCCGCCGGAACACCGGTAAAAGCTCACTGATCAACCTGCTCACGGGGCAGGAGACCGCTATAATATCCGACATACCCGGCACGACGACCGACCCGGTAAAGAAATCGGTCGAGATTCTTGGAATCGGCCCAGTAGTATTGGTGGATACCGCCGGAATTGATGATGCGGGTGAATTGGGAAGAAAGCGCATCGACAAATCACTCGATGCGATAAAGAAAGTGGACTGCGCCGTGTTACTGATTGCGGGAAATCAGTTTGGACAGTACGAACTGGAGCTTATTCGGCACTTTGGGAAATTCGGTATCCCCTACCTCATCCTTCACAACAAAAGCGACCTGTCAAAAATTGCTGCCCTCACAAAAACCGCAATAAAACACCACAGCGATGCCTCGGTTCTCGATTTCAGTGCAAAAGATCCGGGAGATTCGGAGAAAATAATTGATGCACTAAAGAAAATAATACCCGGGGAAAGCCAACAACACAGAACGCTTATAGGCGATCTGGTAAAACCGAAGGACACAGTATTGTTCATAACTCCCATTGACAGCGAAGCTCCCGAAGGACGACTGATCCTGCCGCAAAACCAGGCCATACGCGATGCTCTGGATAACCATTGCATTGCAGTAGTGGTAAAAGAGACCGAGTTGGACGATTTTCTGAAGCTAGGTATACCTCCAGCGCTTGTTGTTACCGACAGTCAGGCCTTTGGCTATGTGGCAACACGCATTCCCGAAAACGTTCCGTTAACAAGCTTCAGCATCCTGTTTGCCCGACAAAAAGGCGATTTCAATGACTACCTGCAAGGCACTCCTCACCTGTCTAAACTAAAAGACGGGGATAATATCCTTATGTTGGAAAGCTGCACTCATCAAACCAACTGCGACGATATCGGACGGGTGAAGATACCGCAACTCCTCCGGAACTTCACCGGTAAAAACCTATCGTTCACCGTTGTAGGCGGATTGTCGGAGATTGCACCCATCGATTATTCTCTCGTCATCCAATGTGGGGGATGCATGGTTACACGCAAACAACTGATAAACCGGATAAAACCGTTCACGGAAAAGGACATTCCAGTCACCAATTACGGAATGGTCCTCGCGTATGTAAACGGTATTTTTGAACGGGCAACGAGAATGTTTTTATGA
- the hydG gene encoding [FeFe] hydrogenase H-cluster radical SAM maturase HydG yields MKFTPEKYAIPDAPMQPFIDTGEIWDFLNKTISTPVKVKEVVEKSLAKSRLNLEEVAILINATDPGSVQLIKEGARELKKKIYGNRIVLFAPLYVGNKCSNNCAYCGFKASNRDAVRKTLSDKELVKEIEVLEDNGQKRLILVYGEHAQYSPEFIAQTVKIAYSVKKGNGEIRRVNINAAPLDIEGFRTVKEAGIGTYQVFQETYHREAYKTYHLRGKKADFDYRLTSLDRALEAGLDDVGIGALFGLYDWRFEVMGLVRHTNHLEACYNVGPHTISFPRIKDASMLDLGDEYFVSDEDFTRLVAILRLAVPYTGMILTAREPAELRNQLIQFGVSQIDGGTKIELGSYAEKEQNHDLKKGQFRINDDRSLNEIIDELLQQDMLPSFCTACYRLGRTGEHFMEFSVPGFIKRFCTPNAILTLAEYLMDYAPEHTAEKGWEVIEKNIHELNENVQHQVRERIEKIKRGERDLYF; encoded by the coding sequence ATGAAATTTACCCCGGAAAAATACGCCATTCCCGATGCACCGATGCAACCCTTCATCGATACAGGCGAGATCTGGGATTTCCTCAACAAAACAATCTCCACACCCGTCAAGGTGAAAGAAGTGGTTGAAAAATCACTCGCAAAAAGCAGGCTGAATCTCGAAGAAGTGGCCATACTTATCAATGCTACCGATCCGGGGTCGGTACAACTCATTAAGGAGGGTGCCAGGGAACTTAAGAAAAAAATTTACGGGAACCGAATCGTGCTGTTCGCACCTCTTTATGTGGGCAATAAGTGCTCCAACAATTGTGCTTACTGCGGATTTAAGGCTTCTAACAGGGATGCCGTTCGTAAAACGCTCTCAGACAAAGAACTGGTAAAAGAGATAGAAGTACTGGAAGATAATGGACAAAAGCGATTGATTCTCGTTTACGGCGAACATGCGCAATACAGCCCTGAATTCATTGCCCAAACTGTAAAAATCGCATACAGCGTGAAGAAAGGCAACGGCGAAATCCGCCGTGTAAACATTAACGCGGCCCCACTAGACATAGAAGGGTTCCGTACGGTGAAAGAAGCCGGTATCGGCACCTATCAGGTGTTTCAGGAAACCTATCACCGCGAAGCATACAAGACCTATCATTTACGCGGTAAAAAGGCTGATTTCGACTACCGCCTGACTTCACTCGACCGGGCGTTGGAAGCCGGACTGGACGATGTGGGGATAGGTGCACTTTTCGGATTGTACGACTGGAGGTTCGAGGTGATGGGGCTGGTTCGCCACACCAATCATCTGGAGGCATGCTACAACGTAGGGCCACACACCATTTCGTTCCCCCGGATCAAAGACGCATCAATGCTTGATTTGGGCGATGAATATTTCGTGTCGGACGAAGATTTTACCCGGTTGGTAGCTATACTCCGGTTGGCTGTTCCATACACGGGAATGATTCTTACAGCCCGCGAACCCGCGGAGCTTCGTAACCAACTGATTCAGTTCGGGGTATCGCAAATCGACGGTGGAACAAAAATTGAATTGGGCAGTTACGCTGAAAAGGAGCAAAACCATGATCTCAAAAAAGGGCAATTCCGTATAAACGACGACCGATCACTCAACGAAATCATCGACGAGTTGCTTCAGCAGGATATGCTACCGTCCTTCTGTACGGCCTGCTACCGTCTGGGACGTACGGGTGAACACTTTATGGAGTTCTCCGTTCCTGGCTTCATCAAACGGTTCTGCACTCCCAACGCAATACTCACGCTGGCCGAATACCTGATGGACTATGCACCGGAGCACACCGCAGAAAAGGGATGGGAGGTGATTGAAAAAAACATTCACGAACTCAACGAAAATGTACAACATCAGGTACGTGAAAGAATAGAAAAAATAAAACGGGGAGAACGGGATTTGTATTTTTAA
- a CDS encoding TIGR04133 family radical SAM/SPASM protein, protein MIPSVKRALFRKFKAVETRRHELSYLFWECTTRCNLDCLHCGSDCSKQSNYRDMPMEDFLKALDTIKNPAKNLMVVVTGGEPLLRKDLPACGREIRRRGMRWSMVSNGYFYDEAVHNSLLNAGLGALTISLDGLPESHNWLRNNPRSFDRAVAAIDLAVRSLRLNFDVVTCVNKKNISELSLIKEFLKSHKVKAWRLFTIIPIGRAVQNEELSLSDEEFVYLMDFIRELRENEDDIDVKFSCEGFVGKYEWKVRESFYFCRAGINIGSILIDGSISACPNIDRSFSQGNIYTDNFNDVWEQRFNSFRDRNWMRVGQCKDCRRFKDCQGNGFHNWHGSKQNVLVCHRSKIENAHY, encoded by the coding sequence ATGATTCCGTCTGTTAAACGCGCCTTGTTCCGGAAGTTCAAAGCGGTTGAAACGCGGCGCCACGAGCTTAGCTACCTTTTCTGGGAGTGCACGACCCGGTGCAACCTGGATTGTTTGCATTGCGGAAGCGATTGTTCAAAGCAAAGTAACTATCGGGATATGCCGATGGAAGATTTTCTGAAAGCTCTTGACACCATTAAAAACCCTGCAAAAAACCTGATGGTTGTCGTTACCGGCGGTGAACCGTTACTGAGAAAAGATCTGCCTGCGTGCGGACGTGAAATCCGCCGGCGCGGAATGCGCTGGTCCATGGTTTCTAACGGGTATTTTTACGATGAAGCGGTACATAATTCGTTACTCAACGCCGGTTTGGGAGCGCTTACCATCAGCTTGGACGGGTTGCCGGAGTCACACAACTGGTTGCGAAACAATCCGCGAAGTTTCGACAGGGCGGTCGCGGCAATCGACCTGGCAGTCCGTTCGCTCCGGTTAAACTTCGATGTGGTCACGTGTGTCAACAAAAAAAATATTTCGGAACTTTCCCTAATCAAGGAGTTTCTTAAAAGCCACAAGGTGAAGGCATGGCGGCTATTTACCATTATTCCGATAGGACGGGCGGTCCAAAACGAGGAGTTGTCGCTCTCGGATGAGGAATTTGTTTATTTGATGGATTTTATTCGGGAGTTGAGGGAGAATGAGGACGATATCGATGTGAAGTTCAGTTGCGAAGGATTTGTGGGGAAATACGAATGGAAAGTCCGGGAGAGTTTCTATTTCTGCAGGGCGGGTATCAATATCGGCTCTATCCTCATTGACGGCTCCATATCGGCTTGTCCCAATATCGATCGCTCTTTTTCACAGGGAAACATTTACACCGATAATTTCAACGACGTATGGGAACAACGTTTCAACTCTTTTCGCGACAGGAACTGGATGCGCGTGGGTCAATGCAAAGATTGCAGGCGTTTCAAGGATTGCCAGGGAAACGGTTTTCATAACTGGCACGGCAGTAAACAAAATGTATTGGTTTGCCATCGGTCGAAAATAGAAAACGCGCATTATTAA
- a CDS encoding tyrosine phenol-lyase yields MNLNDYPAEPFRIKTVETVKMISREEREKVIQEAGYNTFLINSEDVYIDLLTDSGTNAMSDRQWAGMMMGDEAYAGSKNFHHLEQVVQEIFGFKHLVPTHQGRGAENLLSQIAIKPGQFVPGNMYFTTTRYHQERNGGIFVDIIRDEAHDAGLDIPFKGDIDLNKLQKLIDEKGAENIAYVCLAVTVNLAGGQPVSMKNMREVRQLADKYKINVFYDATRCVENAYFIKEREEGFAGKSIQEIVREMFSYADGCTMSGKKDCLVNIGGFLCMNDEDLFAAAKELVVVYEGMPSYGGMAGRDMEAMAIGLQESTQVEYIEHRIKQVRYLGDKLKAAGIPIIEPVGGHAVFLDARRFCPHLTQDQFPAQSLAANLYVESGVRSMERGIVSAGRDKNTGKNHAPKLETVRLTIPRRVYTYRHMDVVADAVINLYKHKEKIKGLRFVYEPRQLRFFTARFEEI; encoded by the coding sequence ATGAATTTAAACGACTATCCTGCGGAGCCTTTCCGCATAAAAACGGTGGAAACCGTTAAAATGATCTCCCGTGAAGAACGGGAAAAAGTTATCCAGGAAGCCGGATACAACACTTTCCTGATCAACTCCGAAGATGTGTATATTGATTTACTGACCGATAGCGGAACCAATGCCATGAGCGACAGGCAGTGGGCCGGTATGATGATGGGCGACGAAGCCTATGCCGGAAGCAAGAACTTTCATCATCTGGAACAAGTCGTGCAGGAAATTTTCGGATTCAAACACCTGGTGCCTACGCATCAGGGGCGCGGGGCTGAGAACCTGCTCTCGCAAATTGCCATTAAACCCGGGCAATTCGTACCCGGAAACATGTATTTCACCACCACGCGTTATCACCAGGAGCGCAACGGCGGAATTTTTGTCGATATCATCCGCGATGAGGCGCACGACGCCGGATTGGACATTCCGTTTAAAGGAGACATCGACCTGAACAAACTGCAAAAACTTATCGACGAAAAAGGGGCTGAGAACATTGCCTATGTCTGCCTCGCCGTTACCGTGAATCTGGCGGGCGGGCAGCCTGTTTCCATGAAAAACATGCGGGAGGTGAGGCAACTGGCCGATAAATACAAGATTAACGTGTTTTACGATGCCACCCGATGCGTGGAGAATGCCTATTTCATCAAAGAACGGGAAGAGGGCTTTGCCGGTAAATCGATCCAGGAAATCGTCCGCGAAATGTTTAGTTATGCCGATGGTTGCACCATGAGCGGAAAGAAGGACTGTCTGGTGAATATCGGCGGTTTTTTGTGCATGAACGATGAGGACCTGTTTGCCGCTGCAAAAGAACTGGTGGTGGTTTACGAGGGAATGCCTTCATACGGCGGAATGGCCGGACGCGATATGGAAGCCATGGCTATCGGATTGCAGGAATCTACGCAAGTTGAATATATAGAGCACCGCATCAAGCAGGTCCGTTATTTGGGTGATAAACTCAAAGCGGCTGGAATTCCTATTATAGAGCCTGTTGGGGGCCACGCCGTTTTCCTGGATGCGCGCCGTTTCTGCCCGCACCTCACGCAAGATCAATTCCCGGCGCAAAGCCTGGCGGCAAACCTCTACGTAGAATCGGGCGTTCGAAGCATGGAGCGAGGCATCGTTTCTGCCGGACGCGATAAAAACACGGGCAAAAACCATGCGCCCAAGTTGGAAACGGTTCGGTTAACCATTCCACGCCGTGTGTATACCTATCGTCACATGGATGTGGTGGCCGATGCGGTTATCAACCTGTATAAACACAAGGAAAAAATCAAGGGGCTTCGTTTTGTTTATGAACCCAGGCAGTTGAGGTTCTTTACGGCACGGTTTGAGGAGATCTGA
- the hydE gene encoding [FeFe] hydrogenase H-cluster radical SAM maturase HydE, whose protein sequence is MIPTLLHKQKLLQEDLVRLLCTEGEEKQLLFDYAAKIKQENVGNTVYLRGLIEFSNICEKNCYYCGIRRDNTHTHRYCLSCDEALEAIRFAYENGLGSVAIQSGELTSDTFTRKIDSLLKEAMRITNREIGITLSCGEQPEEVYRRWFESGASRYLLRIESSSGELYRKIHPDDDTHRFDKRLNALESLKKIGYQTGTGVMIGLPFQTVEDLANDLLFMKQFDIDMCGMGPYIEHAQTPLYKNKSELLSLRERFNLSLKMVALLRILMPDINIAATTALQSIEKEGREKAILIGANVLMPNITPKQYRDDYSLYQNKPVSQQSNEENLLFLEQQLKSIGHEIGYFRQGNSKHYKTHQISSNRAVKNLNCLGS, encoded by the coding sequence ATGATTCCAACCCTATTGCATAAACAGAAACTTCTCCAAGAAGATTTAGTCCGCCTACTCTGCACCGAGGGTGAGGAAAAGCAACTTTTGTTTGATTATGCCGCTAAAATCAAACAAGAGAACGTGGGCAACACCGTTTATCTGCGCGGGCTGATCGAATTTTCCAACATTTGCGAAAAGAATTGTTATTATTGCGGTATCCGCCGGGATAACACGCACACACATCGGTACTGTTTGTCCTGCGATGAGGCATTGGAAGCTATCCGGTTTGCCTACGAAAACGGATTGGGATCCGTCGCCATCCAAAGCGGAGAACTCACGTCGGATACATTTACCCGAAAGATCGACTCCTTACTGAAAGAAGCCATGCGTATTACCAACCGGGAAATCGGCATTACCCTCTCTTGCGGCGAACAGCCTGAAGAGGTCTATCGCCGGTGGTTTGAGAGCGGAGCCAGCCGCTATTTGCTCCGTATCGAATCCTCCTCCGGAGAACTTTACCGTAAAATACATCCCGACGATGATACACACCGTTTTGACAAACGCCTGAATGCCCTGGAATCGCTAAAAAAAATAGGTTACCAAACAGGAACAGGCGTCATGATCGGCCTACCGTTTCAGACTGTCGAAGACCTGGCAAACGATTTGTTGTTTATGAAGCAATTCGACATCGATATGTGTGGTATGGGCCCCTACATCGAACATGCACAGACTCCACTCTACAAAAACAAGAGTGAACTGCTTTCGCTGCGGGAACGATTCAATTTAAGCCTTAAAATGGTAGCCCTCCTGCGTATCCTCATGCCCGATATCAACATCGCCGCGACCACCGCCTTGCAATCCATTGAAAAGGAAGGCCGCGAAAAAGCCATCCTCATCGGCGCTAATGTACTGATGCCCAACATCACTCCGAAACAGTACCGGGATGATTATTCCCTTTATCAGAACAAGCCCGTCTCGCAACAGAGTAACGAGGAGAACCTGCTTTTTCTCGAACAACAGCTTAAAAGCATAGGCCACGAGATTGGCTATTTCAGGCAGGGAAATTCCAAGCATTACAAAACGCATCAGATCTCCTCAAACCGTGCCGTAAAGAACCTCAACTGCCTGGGTTCATAA
- the trmD gene encoding tRNA (guanosine(37)-N1)-methyltransferase TrmD: MRIDIITVLPEMIEGALNCSILKRAQDKGLVQFGLHNLRDYTLDKHRRVDDYPFGGEAGMVLQIEPVDRCISHLKSQRDYDEVIFTTPDGEQFSQKTANELSLLENLIILCGHYKGVDYRVREHLVTREISIGDFVLTGGELAAAMIADAVVRVIPGAIGDEQSALSDSFQDNLLAPPVYTRPAEYKGWRVPDVLLSGHERKIAEWRLEQAHERTKRLRPDLLGR, encoded by the coding sequence ATGCGAATCGATATAATTACTGTTTTGCCGGAAATGATAGAAGGAGCGCTTAATTGTTCCATTCTAAAGCGGGCGCAAGATAAAGGACTGGTGCAGTTCGGCCTGCACAACCTGCGTGATTACACGCTCGACAAGCACCGTCGTGTGGACGATTACCCTTTTGGAGGCGAAGCGGGGATGGTGTTGCAAATCGAACCGGTAGACCGCTGTATCAGTCACCTGAAATCGCAGCGAGATTACGATGAAGTGATTTTCACTACGCCCGATGGCGAACAGTTTTCGCAAAAAACCGCCAACGAATTGTCGCTTCTGGAGAACCTTATCATACTTTGCGGGCACTACAAGGGTGTGGATTACCGGGTACGGGAACACCTGGTAACCCGTGAAATATCCATCGGCGATTTTGTGCTTACCGGAGGGGAACTCGCCGCAGCCATGATTGCCGATGCCGTTGTCCGGGTAATCCCCGGGGCTATTGGTGATGAGCAGTCGGCACTCTCCGATTCGTTTCAGGACAATTTGCTGGCACCCCCCGTTTATACCCGTCCCGCGGAATACAAGGGCTGGCGTGTACCCGATGTGCTTCTTTCGGGGCACGAACGTAAAATTGCAGAATGGCGGCTGGAACAGGCGCATGAACGTACAAAACGGTTGCGTCCCGATTTGCTTGGACGTTGA